The window GACCGTCCCCATCACCGTGCCCGGCTCCGTGAACGCCGAGACGGTCGGGGAGTGGGTCTCGTCGGCCGGCGTCGAACGGTTGGCCGCCGGCTTCGCGAGTCCGAAATCGAGGATCTTGACGCGCCCGTCGTTCGTCACGAAGACGTTGTCGGGCTTCAGATCGCGATGGACGATTCCCCGCGCGTGCGCCGCCGAAAGGCCCGCGCAGATCTGGCGGGCGACGTCGAGCGCGCGGCGCGCCGGCATGGACCCGTCCGCGAGCGTTTCGCGCAGCGTCTCTCCCTCGAGGAGCTCCGTGACGGCGTACGCGGTCCCGTCATGGTCGCCGAAGTCGTGAATCGAGAGGATGTTCGGGTGGTTCAGCGCCGCGACCGCGTGCGCCTCCCGCTCGAATCGCGCGAGCGCGTCGGTGTCTTTGGCGAGCGATTCGGGGAGGACCTTGATCGCGACGTCGCGGTGGAGCTTCGTGTCCTTCGCCTTGTAGACCTCACCCATGCCGCCCGCGCCGATCGGGAAGAGGATTTCGTAGGAACCCAGGCGCGTCCCCGCCGCGAGCGTCACCGGGGACCTCTCGTGCGCGCGGGCCCGCTCGCGCCGCGCGACGTCTCGCCATGGAGGAGTCCCCGCCGCCGTCTCATCGCGCGAGGTCCTTCAGACCTTCCGTGCCATGGAGGATCACGTCGATCCGCGCAGCGGCATCCGCCGAAGACGTCTTCTTGCGGATGATGTAGAAGCGCTTTCCGTCGGGGGCGACCTCGTAGTTGTTCGTGTACTCGGAGCCGCCGGGGTTTTCGATCGTGAAGAGCGGCCGACCGTCGCCATACGAGAACGTCGGCGACGTCCGAACCGGCACCGCCGTCATCGTGTAACCGGAGAGGTAGAAGAGCTCGGTGCCGTCGGCCGACCAGCGCGGCCGGAATCCCCCGTCGCGGGAGACCTGCCACCGACCGGAAAGGGTCGGATACGCCTGGACGTAGACCTGCTGCCCGCGCTCGTACTCGCCGGTATAGGCGACCCAGCGTCCGTCGGGCGAGATCACGGCGTTCATCTCCGGCGCTTCCGTCGCGAGGAAAGGCGTGACCGCGTGCGATCCGGACATCGTGATCGCGTCGACGTCGGCCCGATGGCCGGTGAGGCCGTATCGCGTCACGAGGAGCGTGGCACCTGCGGGGTCGAACGAATCGACCGAGATCGGGACGCTGTCGGTGAACTGGCAGAGCGTCTCCCGGACGCCGCGCCCGTCGGCGGCGGTCCGGAACAGCGCGTCGCCGGCCGTCGGGGAATACACCAGAGACTTCCCGTCCGGCGCCCACCGCGACGAGCCGGCTTTGCCGTCGGAGGTGAGCTGCAGCGCGTTTCCGTCGCCGATGTCGACGATCCAGATGTTGGTGTTGCGTCCCCCGCCCGGACCTTCCGCGATCGCGAGCCGGCGGCCGTCGGGCGAGAGCGCGAGGCTGTCGTACTGCCCGGGCGGGATCGCCGTGGGCGAGACCTTGCCCGTCCGGTCGATCGCCGCGATCTCGTCGGTGGCGCGCATCGAGAGGCCGAAGATCGCGGCGAGCGTGCCGTTCCTGGCGACGGCGACGAATACGACGCCGCTCCGCGGATCCCCCCCGATGCCGCGAATGACCGGCACGGGGGCATCCCGGATCTCCGCGCCTTCCGCGGCGTGCGCCCGCAGCAGATCCCCCGCGCGCCCGAGCAGGTATTCGTCGTGTCCGAGGCAGCGGAGGAAGCTCGCGCCGCGGTAGACGACCCGGCGATCCCGGCCGCCGATCGTCACCGCGTCGATCCGGGCGTCGTCGTAATCCCCCGGCTTGTCGCGCGTGCCGACCGTGAAGAAGACGGTCTTCCCGTCCGGCGAGATCTGCGGCCAGCGGTGCGTCCGCTCTCCGGCCGCGTCGTCCAGCGTCGTGAGCGGCTTCGGGGAGCCGCCCGCGGCCGGAACGGTCCAGAGCCCCGAGTTCACCGTCGGGGAGAAGACGATCGTTCCGTCGGCGCCCCAGGCCGTTCCGCGGCACCCGGCATCCTCCGCGAGATCGACCGGCGTGCCGCCGCCGACCGCGATCCTCCGGAGCTTGCCGCCGCCGCAGAACACGAGCGATTCGCCGTCCGGCGAGAAGGCAGGATCGAACCCGTCGTCCGTGCCCCGGATCGGCTGAGCCTCGTCGCCCCCGATCGGGCGCCGGTAGAGCATCGCCGCGTCCTTCGAGCGGCCGCGAAAGACCACGACGTTCCCGTCGGGGGAGATGGCGACGATCTGGGCCTGGTTCGGCGTGTCGGCGTCGAGGCGCACGCCGGCAGGGAGCGAGATCGAGAGCCTCGCGATTTCCGGGCGGGGAGCACGGGATTTCCAGACGGCGAACGCCGCGGCGGCGACGGCGGCCGCCGCGATCCCCCACGGAAGCCGCGCCGCGCGACGCCGGGGCGGTTCCGGTGCGGCCCGCCCGGCGGCCGCAGGCTCCGGTTCTCCGGCCTCGTCGAGCTCGATCCTCGCGTCCGCGGCGTCGTGCAGCCGGTTCCGCGGATCGCGCTCGAGGCAGCGGGCGAGGAGCCGCCGCACCGCGGGAGGGGTCCCGGCGGGGAGCGCGCTCCAGTCGATTTCCTGCCGGAGAACGGCGGCGAGCGTGTCGGAAACGGTTTCGCCGGCGAAGAGACGGCCGCCGGTCAGCATCTCCCACAGGACGACGCCGAACGCCCAGATATCCGCGCGGCGGTCGGCGGTCTTCCCGCGGGCCTGTTCCGGGCTCATGTACGCGGCGGTTCCGAGAATCATGCCCGCCTGCGTGCCGATCGAGAGCGTCGGCGAATGCGAGAGATCGGGAGAAGAGGACCCGGCTGCCGGATCGAGCGCCTTCGCGAGGCCGAAATCGAGGACCTTCACGTTGCCCGCCCCGTCGATCTTGATGTTGGCGGGCTTCAGGTCCCGGTGGACGATCCCCTTGTCGTGGGCGGCCTCGAGCGCTTCCGCGATCTGCCGCGCGATCGGCAGCGTTTCCTCGACGGGAACCGGTCCCGCTTCGATCCGGTCCTGGAGCGTCGGGCCCTCGACGAGTTCGAGGACGAGCGCTTTGGCGTTGGTCGAATCCTCGACGCCGTGGATTCCGGCGATGTTCGGGTGGTTGAGCGACGCGAGCACCCGCGCTTCCCGCTCGAAGCGCGCGAGACGTTCCGGGTCGGCGGCGAGCGATTCGGGGAGGACCTTGATCGCGACGTCGCGGTGGAGCTTGGTGTCCTTCGCCCGGTAGACTTCTCCCATGCCCCCCGCGCCGAGCGGGGAGAGAATCTCGTAAGAACCGAGGCGGGTGCCGCTGGCGAGACTCATCGCAAACCCGAAGTCCGCCGTCGGTTTCCGAAACCCCGGCGAAGGAGGAGTGAAGGGGGACGTGTCGCGCCGTACCCGCCTTTGCCGGCGCTTCGGCGCGGCGGATCGCCCATCCCTCCCGCGTCGAGCGGAGCGAGGACGTCGTCGGAGCCGAGGCGGGTCGCGTCTGCAAGAGTCACGAGCACCCTATTTTCTCGCGGCCGCGTTCCAGTCGAGGACGACGGTCATCGGCACGGCGACGCCCGCGTTGCCCGATCCCATGATCAAAAGCCGCTTTCCGTCGGGAGCGAGAAGGTATCGGTTTCGCGCGCGGCCGGCCGCGAGCGAGAAGGGAAAGAGCGCCTGCGGAACGCCCGCATCGAAATCGGCGCCGATTTTCACGTCCACCCGCATGAGTTTG is drawn from Thermoanaerobaculia bacterium and contains these coding sequences:
- a CDS encoding protein kinase, whose amino-acid sequence is MSLASGTRLGSYEILSPLGAGGMGEVYRAKDTKLHRDVAIKVLPESLAADPERLARFEREARVLASLNHPNIAGIHGVEDSTNAKALVLELVEGPTLQDRIEAGPVPVEETLPIARQIAEALEAAHDKGIVHRDLKPANIKIDGAGNVKVLDFGLAKALDPAAGSSSPDLSHSPTLSIGTQAGMILGTAAYMSPEQARGKTADRRADIWAFGVVLWEMLTGGRLFAGETVSDTLAAVLRQEIDWSALPAGTPPAVRRLLARCLERDPRNRLHDAADARIELDEAGEPEPAAAGRAAPEPPRRRAARLPWGIAAAAVAAAAFAVWKSRAPRPEIARLSISLPAGVRLDADTPNQAQIVAISPDGNVVVFRGRSKDAAMLYRRPIGGDEAQPIRGTDDGFDPAFSPDGESLVFCGGGKLRRIAVGGGTPVDLAEDAGCRGTAWGADGTIVFSPTVNSGLWTVPAAGGSPKPLTTLDDAAGERTHRWPQISPDGKTVFFTVGTRDKPGDYDDARIDAVTIGGRDRRVVYRGASFLRCLGHDEYLLGRAGDLLRAHAAEGAEIRDAPVPVIRGIGGDPRSGVVFVAVARNGTLAAIFGLSMRATDEIAAIDRTGKVSPTAIPPGQYDSLALSPDGRRLAIAEGPGGGRNTNIWIVDIGDGNALQLTSDGKAGSSRWAPDGKSLVYSPTAGDALFRTAADGRGVRETLCQFTDSVPISVDSFDPAGATLLVTRYGLTGHRADVDAITMSGSHAVTPFLATEAPEMNAVISPDGRWVAYTGEYERGQQVYVQAYPTLSGRWQVSRDGGFRPRWSADGTELFYLSGYTMTAVPVRTSPTFSYGDGRPLFTIENPGGSEYTNNYEVAPDGKRFYIIRKKTSSADAAARIDVILHGTEGLKDLAR